The DNA segment GGTACCAATAATTCTGTTAAACTTTGGTATCCCCCCAAAGCGGTCTGAATAGCAAATTGAGCCGGCACATTACTACATAAACGCATCGCCGAAAGCATTTTTAAACCTTCTATATAGTCACGGGCTATGCTTTTATTACCACTTAAAACCATCCAACCAGCCCGAAAACCGGCAATTCGATGTGATTTAGACAAACCATTAAAAGTTACAAAAAACACCTTCCTAGACAAAGTAGCAGTAGATACATGTACCACATCATCATATAAGATTTTGTCATAAATTTCATCAGAAAAAACTATTAAATTATGTTCCTCGGCTAAATCCACTATTTGCTGTAAAATTTCCCGTGGGTACACCGCACCAGTAGGATTATTAGGATTAATAATTACAATTCCCTTTGTTTTATCAGTAATTTTAGCTGCTAGATCCTTTAGATCAGGTAACCAATCGGCCTTTTCATCACACAAATAATGAACTGCCGTACCACCGGAAAGATTAACCGCGGCTGTCCATAAAGGATAATCTGGAGCCGGAATTAACACTTCATCCCCATTATTTAATAAACCCTGCATAGCCATCACAATTAATTCACTAACCCCGTTGCCAGTATAAATATCCTCTAATTCAACACCATGAATTTCCCTTTGCTGACAATATTGCATAATCGCCTTACGGGCAGAAAATAAACCTTGTGAATCGGAATATCCCTGGGCTTTTTTCAAATTAAGAATTACATCCCGAATAATTTCATCAGGAGCATTAAAACCGAAAAGAGCCGGATTACCAATATTTAACTTGATCAAATGATAACCATCTTCTTCTAATTGCCTTGCTTCTTGCATAATTGGACCTCTAATGTCATAACAAACATCTGCTAATTTATCTGATTTTTTAAATAGCGACATCAGGGTCACCTCCTTAACTAATATACTTAATTAGAATTAAGTATATTGCTTTCCCGGCAACATTACAACCTTAATTTATTTTAACTGTACTGCTTTGCCCCAACCAATCTACCTCTGCTCCCAAAAATTCCCCTACATAACGAAGTGGAAGCAAAGTACGACTATTTTTAATCAACGGCGAAGTATCCATTTCCATCATTTTACCATTAACCAAAGCTGTAGTTTGATCAATAACAAACAATACTTCTTTTTCCCCTTTAGTAAATCTAACCGTACGGGTTCCTTCATGCCAATCTATTTTTGCACCTAAGGCTTCCCCTATGGCCCTTAAAGGTACCATAACCCGATTATGGATATCAATATAGGGAAGTACGTCAAAATCTATTCTCTTACCCCCTACATCTACTACCACCGCCCGATAAGGATCTTCCCCATAAATTAAATATTTTCCCCTTTCTTTTTTAAAACTTTCCAAACGTGGTGTATATTTAGCCACTATTTGTTCTGGACTAAGTCCCTGTTCCAAATAAAGACCAAACTTATCTGTACCCATAATTTTATCAAACATATTCACGATTTGTGCCGTACTTTTAGGTACTTTAAAATTATTCAAGGAACGAGCATAAGTTAACGCATAAATACCGGTTTTCGCTGGATTAAAAGCACGGTAATCGGTAATCTTTAAGCTTACCCCTCCAGCACTGCCCCGATATTCCGGGATAAAGGTCACACCCGCTAAACCTGCTCCCTTAAGTAAACGAGCATATTTTTCCGGATCAATACCTTTACCACCAATCCATTTAAATTTATCTGCTTGAAAAATACCAGTATTCTCCCCCAACCCGGTTGCCTGATAACCAAAAACAGAATCTAAATCCGGAATATTAGGTGAAGTGGCAATCCAAGGTAAATTTGTATCCTGATAAATCATTGAACGCTGATAACCTTCCATAGGCACAATCCGTATATCAGCACCAATATTACGATTAAAATAAAGGGCCAACTCCCCTACGGTCATACCATGAGCCATCGGCAAAATATCTACTCCTACAAAACTTTTAAACGCTTCTTCCAAAACAGGACCTTCTACAATTAAGCCCCCCAATGGATTAGGTCGATCCAAAACAATTAACGTTTTACCGTATTCCTTAGCTGCCTGCTGGCAATAATTTAATGTGGAAATATAGGTATAGGTGCGGGCACCTATATCCTGAATATCAAAAAGCAATACATCAACATTAGCCAACATTTCCGCAGTCGGTTTTCTAGTAGGACCATAAAGACTGTAAACTGGGATTCCCAATTCAGGATGAATATAAGATTCAACATATGCCCCTGCTGCTGCCTGACCATCAATACCATGTTCAGGTCCATATAAAGCCATTAACTCTACCCGCGGATCTGCGGCCAAAAGTTCAATTGTGCTTTTTCCTTTACTATTAACACCACTTTGGTTAGTAATTAAACCTACTTTTTTACCGACAATTAAATGCTCATATTTAGCCATTAAATTTTCATTACCTAGTTTAAACGTAATTTCTGGATCATGGGCAGGTACCGCCGCGGTACACAATAAGGTTATCACCAGCATAACCATCCCTAAACTAACAAGTTTTAGACGCATTTTTTCCCTCTCCTTTTAAACCTATTTCCCAAGCCCTGTTATTTATCTCCAATAAATTTGCCGGTAAATGAGCAGCCAGA comes from the Clostridia bacterium genome and includes:
- a CDS encoding pyridoxal phosphate-dependent aminotransferase, giving the protein MSLFKKSDKLADVCYDIRGPIMQEARQLEEDGYHLIKLNIGNPALFGFNAPDEIIRDVILNLKKAQGYSDSQGLFSARKAIMQYCQQREIHGVELEDIYTGNGVSELIVMAMQGLLNNGDEVLIPAPDYPLWTAAVNLSGGTAVHYLCDEKADWLPDLKDLAAKITDKTKGIVIINPNNPTGAVYPREILQQIVDLAEEHNLIVFSDEIYDKILYDDVVHVSTATLSRKVFFVTFNGLSKSHRIAGFRAGWMVLSGNKSIARDYIEGLKMLSAMRLCSNVPAQFAIQTALGGYQSLTELLVP
- a CDS encoding DUF1343 domain-containing protein; its protein translation is MRLKLVSLGMVMLVITLLCTAAVPAHDPEITFKLGNENLMAKYEHLIVGKKVGLITNQSGVNSKGKSTIELLAADPRVELMALYGPEHGIDGQAAAGAYVESYIHPELGIPVYSLYGPTRKPTAEMLANVDVLLFDIQDIGARTYTYISTLNYCQQAAKEYGKTLIVLDRPNPLGGLIVEGPVLEEAFKSFVGVDILPMAHGMTVGELALYFNRNIGADIRIVPMEGYQRSMIYQDTNLPWIATSPNIPDLDSVFGYQATGLGENTGIFQADKFKWIGGKGIDPEKYARLLKGAGLAGVTFIPEYRGSAGGVSLKITDYRAFNPAKTGIYALTYARSLNNFKVPKSTAQIVNMFDKIMGTDKFGLYLEQGLSPEQIVAKYTPRLESFKKERGKYLIYGEDPYRAVVVDVGGKRIDFDVLPYIDIHNRVMVPLRAIGEALGAKIDWHEGTRTVRFTKGEKEVLFVIDQTTALVNGKMMEMDTSPLIKNSRTLLPLRYVGEFLGAEVDWLGQSSTVKIN